Proteins encoded in a region of the Methylobacterium radiotolerans JCM 2831 genome:
- a CDS encoding sulfite exporter TauE/SafE family protein, whose translation MAEPATLIAIAAAIFAAALIRGFTGFGFALAAVPLLGFTLPPSQCVPLAVALQFCASLSDLPRARRTCHWPSLGWLVAGTVVGSPLGVAALAAASPDVARLGIALVCGCGTVALLRGFRFAGLPRGGATLAVGLAAGLCNGLAAMPGPPVVAYYLATPLSPQQGRASLLVFFLATSIASAVSLATAGLFGASLVLPVMVGIPLIVAGSRLGEAVLRLGAGRGHRALSILLLCTVAVTSAVQAVSDLLGHPL comes from the coding sequence ATGGCTGAACCGGCAACCCTGATCGCGATCGCCGCCGCAATCTTCGCCGCGGCGCTCATCCGCGGCTTCACGGGCTTCGGGTTCGCCCTGGCTGCCGTGCCGCTGCTCGGCTTCACGCTGCCGCCGAGCCAGTGCGTCCCGCTCGCCGTCGCCCTCCAGTTCTGCGCGAGCCTGTCCGACCTGCCGCGGGCGCGCCGAACCTGCCATTGGCCGTCGCTCGGCTGGCTCGTCGCCGGCACGGTGGTCGGATCGCCGCTCGGCGTCGCCGCGCTGGCTGCGGCGAGCCCGGACGTCGCCCGGCTCGGCATCGCGCTGGTCTGCGGCTGCGGGACCGTCGCTCTCCTGCGCGGCTTTCGCTTCGCCGGGCTCCCGCGCGGCGGCGCGACCCTGGCGGTCGGGCTGGCCGCCGGCCTGTGCAACGGGCTCGCGGCGATGCCGGGTCCGCCCGTGGTCGCCTACTATCTCGCGACGCCGCTCTCGCCGCAGCAGGGGCGCGCCTCGCTGCTGGTATTCTTCCTGGCGACGTCGATCGCCAGCGCCGTCAGCCTCGCGACCGCCGGGCTCTTCGGGGCCTCCCTGGTGCTCCCGGTGATGGTCGGCATCCCGCTCATCGTCGCCGGCAGCCGGCTCGGCGAGGCGGTTCTCAGGCTCGGTGCCGGACGGGGTCATCGAGCCCTGTCGATCCTGCTGCTCTGCACCGTCGCCGTCACGAGCGCGGTGCAGGCGGTCTCAGACCTGCTCGGCCATCCCCTGTGA
- a CDS encoding aldehyde dehydrogenase family protein yields MSNESESLAGGRARLPQGVRDLLAALAGRHLVGNALVGPVDGACLTVVDPATGRALAQAPAAGPADVQAAVAAARAAGQAWARVPARERGRLVAEGGRRIAAASPDLAPLLAAETGKAIRTECRPEIATAADILAMFGGLATELKGETLPFSPDMLALTTREPLGVVAAILPWNVPLVLMALKIGPALVAGNTVVVKASEEAPFATIEAARLLADLLPPGVLNVICGTGPACGAPLVRHPDVAKVTFTGSQAVGEAIYREAADKLIPVSLELGGKSPMLVFADAELDRAVAGAVAGMRFTRQGQSCTASSRIYVDAELHDRFVERLAAAVSNLRMGDPLEEATDIGTVINARQRAKIMNYIARGEATPGARAVRCGHLPAAPDLAAGLFVEPVLFTGLTEDSPLMRDEIFGPVACIVPFSDEDDVLEAANAGEFGLAATVWTRDLRRALRVSHALDAGYVQVNQNLTIQPNLSYGGFKKSGLGKEASLESMLEHFTRKKTIVVDMR; encoded by the coding sequence ATGTCGAATGAATCCGAGAGCCTGGCGGGTGGCCGCGCGCGCCTCCCCCAGGGCGTGCGTGACCTCCTGGCCGCCCTCGCCGGGCGCCACCTCGTCGGGAACGCGCTGGTCGGCCCGGTGGACGGAGCCTGCCTCACCGTCGTCGATCCGGCCACCGGGCGCGCCCTGGCCCAGGCGCCCGCGGCCGGCCCGGCGGACGTCCAGGCGGCGGTCGCGGCCGCCCGTGCTGCCGGACAGGCCTGGGCGCGGGTTCCGGCCCGCGAGCGCGGGCGGTTGGTGGCCGAGGGCGGGCGCCGGATCGCGGCGGCGTCCCCGGATCTCGCCCCCCTGCTCGCCGCCGAGACCGGCAAGGCGATCCGCACCGAGTGTCGCCCCGAGATCGCCACCGCGGCCGATATCCTCGCGATGTTCGGCGGTCTCGCCACGGAGCTGAAGGGCGAGACACTGCCCTTCAGCCCTGACATGCTCGCGCTGACCACGCGCGAGCCCCTGGGCGTGGTGGCGGCGATCCTGCCTTGGAACGTGCCCCTCGTGCTGATGGCGCTCAAGATCGGTCCGGCCCTGGTCGCCGGGAATACCGTGGTGGTGAAGGCCTCCGAGGAGGCTCCCTTCGCGACGATCGAGGCGGCGCGCCTCCTGGCCGATCTCCTGCCGCCCGGAGTCCTCAACGTGATCTGCGGCACCGGTCCCGCCTGCGGGGCGCCGCTGGTCCGGCACCCCGACGTCGCCAAGGTCACCTTCACGGGCTCGCAGGCGGTGGGCGAGGCGATCTACCGCGAGGCCGCCGACAAGCTGATCCCGGTGAGCCTGGAACTCGGCGGCAAGAGCCCGATGCTGGTCTTCGCGGACGCGGAGCTCGACCGGGCCGTCGCGGGCGCGGTCGCCGGGATGCGCTTCACCCGACAGGGCCAGAGCTGCACCGCCTCGAGCCGGATCTACGTCGACGCTGAGCTGCACGACCGGTTCGTCGAGCGGCTGGCCGCCGCCGTCTCGAATCTCCGGATGGGCGATCCCCTGGAGGAGGCCACCGACATCGGCACCGTGATCAACGCCCGGCAGCGCGCCAAGATCATGAACTACATCGCCCGGGGCGAGGCGACGCCGGGCGCGCGGGCCGTGCGCTGCGGGCACCTGCCGGCCGCGCCGGATCTCGCCGCGGGCCTGTTCGTCGAGCCGGTCCTGTTCACCGGTCTGACCGAGGACAGCCCGCTCATGCGCGACGAGATCTTCGGACCGGTCGCCTGCATCGTCCCGTTCTCCGACGAGGACGACGTCCTGGAGGCCGCGAATGCGGGGGAATTCGGCCTCGCCGCGACGGTGTGGACCCGGGACCTGCGCCGGGCGCTGCGGGTGTCGCACGCGCTGGATGCCGGCTATGTGCAAGTCAACCAGAACCTGACGATCCAGCCGAACCTCAGCTACGGCGGATTCAAGAAGTCCGGCCTCGGCAAGGAGGCCTCCCTGGAGTCGATGCTGGAGCACTTCACCCGCAAGAAGACCATCGTGGTCGACATGCGCTAG
- a CDS encoding nuclear transport factor 2 family protein: MTEATTEAERHALLERLFAAFNRHDADGVMACFTPGVVFDTAAGPEAHGRRLTGQDAVRAAFVAVWTDMPDVAWTVSRHTLAGERATSEWLFTGTRADGGRVAVEGVDLFVFEGRLIARKSAFRKDRPVQAV; this comes from the coding sequence ATGACTGAAGCGACGACCGAGGCGGAGCGCCACGCCCTCCTGGAGCGCCTGTTCGCGGCCTTCAACCGCCACGACGCCGACGGCGTCATGGCCTGCTTCACGCCGGGGGTCGTGTTCGACACGGCAGCCGGACCGGAGGCGCACGGCCGCCGGCTGACCGGCCAGGACGCGGTTCGGGCGGCCTTCGTGGCGGTGTGGACCGACATGCCGGACGTGGCCTGGACGGTGTCGCGCCACACGCTGGCCGGGGAGCGGGCCACGTCGGAATGGCTGTTCACCGGCACCCGGGCCGACGGTGGCCGGGTGGCCGTGGAGGGCGTCGACCTGTTCGTGTTCGAGGGCCGGCTGATCGCCCGCAAGAGCGCCTTCCGCAAGGACCGCCCGGTCCAGGCGGTCTGA
- a CDS encoding NAD(P)/FAD-dependent oxidoreductase: MSLTPDPVPSPTGAPYDPTYDPLTSVTPGTDRAYAPTYWVATAGPPPADDGPITGDVDADVVIVGSGFTGLSCALSLARDHGIKATVLEANRVAWGCSTRNGGQGQNASGRLSRSQWIARYGRETALRLHAEILEGFAYFTGLVREFDPDPQPGGHIYVAHRPRTFAKLSAESEVANTVFGYRTRMLGADELRRDWMDEAGAVGALHEPLGIGIHPAKFAFGYLRAARAAGAKVHPASPVLGIDRDGGGFRVRTPHGTVRARAVAIATGGYTSQGLHPRLRSRIMPILSNSLVTRPLTADEIAATLRTTTFVTDTRTLRFYYRRLPDGRVQIGSRSAITGADATHPRHLRLLVDGLHQKFPALAGIEIDYSWWGWVDVSHDMMPRIVQPEPGEPLFYALGYGGNGVSFSAQAGRRLAGLVAGRRPAGLPIFEGALPGHPFAPFRRIGQRMLYRWYHHRDEAA; encoded by the coding sequence GTGAGCCTGACCCCCGATCCCGTTCCGAGCCCGACCGGCGCGCCCTACGATCCGACCTACGACCCGCTGACCAGCGTCACCCCGGGGACGGACCGCGCCTACGCGCCGACCTACTGGGTGGCCACCGCCGGCCCGCCGCCGGCGGATGACGGCCCGATCACGGGGGACGTCGACGCGGACGTGGTGATCGTCGGCTCGGGCTTCACCGGCTTGTCCTGCGCCCTCAGCCTCGCCCGGGACCACGGCATCAAGGCCACCGTGCTGGAGGCCAACCGGGTCGCCTGGGGCTGCAGCACCCGCAATGGCGGCCAGGGCCAGAACGCCTCGGGCCGGCTCAGCCGCTCGCAGTGGATCGCCCGCTACGGCCGCGAGACCGCGCTCCGGCTCCACGCCGAGATCCTGGAGGGCTTCGCGTATTTCACCGGCCTCGTGCGCGAATTCGACCCCGATCCCCAGCCCGGCGGCCACATCTACGTCGCCCATCGGCCCCGCACCTTCGCCAAGCTCTCGGCCGAGTCCGAGGTGGCCAACACGGTCTTCGGCTACCGCACCCGGATGCTCGGCGCGGACGAGCTGCGCCGCGACTGGATGGACGAGGCCGGGGCCGTCGGCGCGCTCCACGAGCCGCTGGGGATCGGCATCCATCCGGCCAAGTTCGCCTTCGGTTACCTCCGGGCCGCGCGGGCGGCCGGGGCCAAGGTCCATCCGGCCAGTCCGGTGCTCGGGATCGACCGCGACGGCGGCGGTTTCCGGGTGCGGACGCCCCACGGGACCGTGCGGGCCCGCGCGGTGGCGATCGCCACCGGCGGCTATACCAGCCAGGGGCTGCACCCGCGCCTGCGCAGCCGGATCATGCCGATCCTGTCGAATTCCCTGGTCACGCGGCCCCTGACCGCCGACGAGATCGCGGCGACGCTGCGCACCACCACCTTCGTCACCGACACGCGCACCCTGCGGTTCTACTATCGCCGGCTCCCCGACGGCCGGGTGCAGATCGGCAGCCGCAGCGCGATCACGGGGGCGGACGCGACCCATCCGCGCCATCTGCGCCTGCTGGTCGATGGCCTGCACCAGAAGTTCCCGGCCCTCGCGGGGATCGAGATCGACTATTCGTGGTGGGGCTGGGTCGATGTCAGCCACGACATGATGCCCCGCATCGTCCAGCCCGAACCGGGCGAGCCCCTGTTCTACGCCCTGGGCTACGGCGGCAACGGCGTCTCGTTCTCGGCCCAGGCCGGCCGCCGGCTCGCCGGGCTGGTGGCCGGGCGCAGGCCCGCGGGCCTGCCGATCTTCGAGGGCGCGCTGCCGGGCCACCCGTTCGCCCCGTTCCGGCGGATCGGGCAGCGGATGCTGTATCGCTGGTACCACCACCGCGACGAGGCGGCCTGA
- a CDS encoding ABC transporter ATP-binding protein, translating into MTTDAASAPIGADLLQVNDLKVHFPVPGGGRVHAVDGVSFVVRRGASFGIVGESGSGKSTTAQGIMRLVPAAAGQVVLRGEDIIGLRGARLRQARRHIQMVFQDPFASLDPRRCAGDLVAEPLRLLEGLSRRQAAARLDALFAAVGLPAEARSLFPHQFSGGQRQRLCIARALATEPDIIVCDEAVSALDVAIQAQILNLLAKLQAERGLAYIFISHDLGVVQHLCDEVAVMYLGRIVEQAPTRTFFSAPRHPYSWSLISAAVPAGPARDALKARYLVRGEPPSPIDPPAGCRFAARCPFAVERCRAEDPALLATGPGHYVACHRVGEIEAPDFDRAQAA; encoded by the coding sequence ATGACGACGGACGCCGCATCGGCCCCGATCGGGGCCGACCTCCTGCAGGTCAACGACCTGAAGGTCCATTTCCCGGTCCCGGGCGGAGGGCGGGTCCACGCCGTCGACGGCGTGAGCTTCGTCGTGCGGCGGGGCGCGAGCTTCGGCATCGTCGGCGAATCCGGCTCGGGCAAGTCCACCACGGCGCAGGGGATCATGCGCCTCGTCCCGGCGGCCGCGGGTCAGGTGGTCCTGCGCGGCGAGGACATAATCGGCCTCCGGGGCGCCCGGCTCCGGCAGGCGCGGCGCCACATCCAGATGGTCTTCCAGGACCCGTTCGCGTCGCTCGATCCCCGCCGCTGCGCCGGCGACCTCGTGGCCGAGCCGCTGCGGCTGCTGGAGGGCCTGTCGCGCAGGCAGGCGGCGGCGCGGCTCGACGCGCTGTTCGCCGCGGTGGGCCTGCCGGCCGAGGCCCGGAGCCTGTTCCCGCACCAGTTCTCGGGCGGGCAGCGCCAGCGCCTGTGCATCGCCCGGGCGCTGGCGACCGAGCCCGACATCATCGTCTGCGACGAGGCGGTCTCGGCCCTCGACGTCGCGATCCAGGCGCAGATCCTCAACCTCCTGGCCAAGCTCCAGGCGGAGCGCGGCCTCGCCTACATCTTCATCTCGCACGACCTCGGCGTCGTGCAGCATCTCTGCGACGAGGTCGCGGTGATGTATCTCGGCCGCATCGTCGAGCAGGCGCCGACCCGGACGTTCTTCTCCGCCCCGCGCCATCCCTACAGCTGGTCGCTGATCTCGGCGGCGGTGCCGGCCGGTCCGGCGCGGGATGCCCTGAAGGCGCGCTACCTCGTGCGCGGCGAGCCGCCGAGCCCGATCGATCCGCCCGCCGGCTGCCGGTTCGCTGCGCGCTGCCCGTTCGCGGTCGAGCGCTGCCGCGCCGAGGATCCCGCCCTGCTGGCGACCGGCCCGGGCCACTACGTCGCCTGTCACCGGGTCGGCGAGATCGAGGCGCCGGACTTCGACCGGGCCCAGGCCGCCTGA
- a CDS encoding ABC transporter ATP-binding protein yields the protein MAPVLAVEDLTVTLTRPGGRVPVLERLSFSVEAGRTVALVGESGCGKSMTALAIMGLLPEGFARAGGRVLLAGEDIAAAKPARLRALRGSALSMIFQEPMTALNPVYTVGDQIAEALRLHQRLGHRAALERALAMLRAVQIPAAERRLHAYPHELSGGMRQRVMIAMALACRPRLLIADEPTTALDVTVQAQVFDLLKALQDEMGTAIVLITHDLGAVADIADTVAVLYAGRCIEQGDTRSVMRAPQHPYTRGLMGCTPHLRLGAAADAGAGMLREIPGLVPPLGRRPAICAFADRCGRADATCLDNPQPPLAEAGPARAVACWHPEDRAA from the coding sequence ATGGCCCCCGTACTCGCCGTCGAGGACCTGACCGTGACCCTGACGCGGCCGGGCGGCCGCGTGCCGGTCCTGGAGCGGCTCAGCTTCTCCGTCGAGGCCGGCCGCACCGTCGCGCTGGTCGGCGAATCCGGCTGCGGCAAGAGCATGACGGCGCTGGCGATCATGGGCCTGCTGCCGGAGGGCTTCGCCCGCGCCGGCGGCCGGGTCCTGCTCGCCGGGGAGGACATCGCGGCCGCCAAGCCGGCCCGGCTGCGGGCCCTGCGCGGCAGCGCCCTGTCGATGATCTTCCAGGAGCCGATGACGGCCCTGAACCCGGTCTACACGGTCGGCGACCAGATCGCCGAGGCGCTGCGGCTGCACCAGCGGCTCGGGCACCGCGCTGCCCTGGAGCGGGCGCTGGCGATGCTCAGGGCCGTGCAGATCCCGGCGGCCGAGCGGCGCCTGCACGCCTACCCGCACGAACTCTCCGGCGGCATGCGCCAGCGGGTGATGATCGCCATGGCGCTGGCCTGCCGGCCGAGGCTCCTGATCGCCGACGAGCCGACCACGGCCCTCGACGTGACCGTCCAGGCGCAGGTCTTCGACCTGCTGAAGGCCCTGCAGGACGAGATGGGCACCGCCATCGTGCTGATCACCCACGACCTCGGGGCGGTGGCCGACATCGCCGACACCGTGGCGGTGCTCTACGCCGGGCGCTGCATCGAGCAGGGCGACACCCGGTCGGTCATGCGCGCGCCGCAGCATCCCTACACGCGGGGGCTGATGGGCTGCACGCCGCACCTGCGCCTCGGCGCGGCGGCCGATGCGGGTGCGGGGATGCTGAGGGAGATCCCGGGTCTCGTCCCGCCGCTGGGCCGGCGGCCGGCGATCTGCGCCTTCGCGGACCGGTGCGGCCGGGCCGACGCCACCTGCCTGGACAATCCCCAGCCGCCCCTGGCCGAGGCCGGCCCGGCCCGGGCGGTGGCCTGCTGGCACCCGGAGGACCGCGCCGCATGA
- a CDS encoding ABC transporter permease, whose translation MSALAAAEPAVRPQPVRSETAPPMPRPAADPGLAALRLFLRNPSGLLGLAILIGLLFAALAGPHLYGVDPFEIVGAPFQPPGGDPVLGTDYLGQDILAALLQGGRATLLVGFSAALITVVIGVTFGALAGFFGGRVDAALMKVTEFFQVLPTLLFAMVLVTLFGQKIAITTIAIGIVSWPPTARLTRAEFLRLRGLDFVKAARAAGAGPLYLIGRVILPNAAPPIVVSATLAIGTAVLFEGALSFLGLGDPNVMSWGLMIGQNRAYALEAWWTVLLPGAAIFLAVLGVSLVGDAVNDAVNPRLRKRS comes from the coding sequence ATGAGCGCCCTCGCCGCGGCCGAACCGGCGGTGCGGCCCCAGCCGGTGCGATCCGAGACCGCGCCACCGATGCCGCGCCCGGCGGCGGATCCCGGCCTCGCCGCCTTGCGCCTCTTCCTGCGCAACCCGAGCGGGCTCCTGGGCCTGGCCATCCTGATCGGCCTGCTGTTCGCCGCGCTGGCGGGCCCGCACCTCTACGGGGTCGACCCGTTCGAGATCGTCGGCGCCCCGTTCCAGCCACCCGGCGGCGACCCGGTGCTGGGCACCGATTACCTGGGTCAGGATATCCTGGCGGCCCTGCTCCAGGGCGGCCGCGCGACCCTGCTGGTCGGGTTCTCGGCGGCGCTCATCACCGTGGTGATCGGCGTGACCTTCGGGGCGCTCGCGGGCTTCTTCGGCGGCCGGGTCGACGCGGCGCTGATGAAGGTCACCGAGTTCTTCCAGGTGCTGCCGACCCTGCTGTTCGCGATGGTTCTGGTCACCCTGTTCGGCCAGAAGATCGCCATCACCACGATCGCGATCGGCATCGTGTCGTGGCCGCCGACCGCCCGGTTGACCCGGGCCGAGTTCCTGCGCCTGCGCGGCCTCGACTTCGTCAAGGCAGCCCGGGCGGCCGGTGCCGGACCGCTCTACCTGATCGGACGGGTGATCCTGCCGAACGCCGCGCCGCCGATCGTGGTCTCCGCGACGCTGGCGATCGGCACCGCCGTGCTGTTCGAGGGGGCCTTGAGTTTCCTCGGCCTGGGCGACCCCAACGTGATGAGCTGGGGGCTGATGATCGGGCAGAACCGCGCCTACGCCCTGGAGGCGTGGTGGACCGTGCTGCTGCCCGGCGCGGCGATCTTCCTCGCGGTCCTCGGCGTCAGCCTCGTGGGCGACGCGGTCAACGACGCGGTCAATCCGCGCCTGCGCAAGCGGAGCTGA
- a CDS encoding ABC transporter permease produces the protein MTGLRRLGATAANAAGLLLAVVVLNFLLIQAAPGDPAQVIAGEMGGASPEIMAEIRTRYGLDRGLPEQLATYVGKVVRGDLGYSFYFNEPVSRLILGRLPATALLVLSSLALAVLAGAGLGILGARRPNGLVSHAVSLVAIAGNAAPVFWTGLMLLVVFASLWPVLPVAGMEDVATPRHGLAYALDVARHLVLPALTLGIVYVAQYSRLMRASMIDALNADYVRTARAKGLPERTVIGKHALRNALIPLVTMVGLQFGQLFAGAILVETVFAWPGLGRLTFDSILRRDYPTLLGILFCSALLVIAANLVTDLLYRLIDPRIRAGRPA, from the coding sequence ATGACGGGCCTGCGCAGGCTCGGCGCGACGGCGGCGAACGCCGCCGGCCTGCTGCTCGCCGTGGTGGTGCTGAACTTCCTGCTGATCCAGGCGGCGCCGGGCGATCCGGCGCAGGTCATCGCCGGGGAGATGGGCGGCGCCTCGCCGGAGATCATGGCCGAGATCCGCACCCGCTACGGCCTCGACCGCGGCCTCCCCGAGCAGCTCGCGACCTATGTCGGCAAGGTGGTGCGGGGGGATCTCGGCTACTCGTTCTACTTCAACGAGCCGGTCTCGCGCCTGATCCTGGGTCGTCTGCCGGCCACCGCGCTGCTGGTTCTGAGTTCCCTCGCCCTCGCGGTGCTGGCCGGGGCCGGCCTCGGGATCCTGGGTGCCCGCAGGCCGAACGGCCTCGTCAGTCACGCCGTCTCCCTGGTGGCGATCGCCGGCAACGCCGCTCCGGTGTTCTGGACCGGCCTGATGCTGCTGGTCGTGTTCGCCTCCCTGTGGCCGGTGCTCCCGGTCGCCGGGATGGAGGACGTGGCCACCCCACGCCACGGCCTCGCCTACGCCCTGGACGTCGCCCGCCACCTGGTCCTGCCGGCGCTGACCCTCGGCATCGTCTACGTCGCGCAGTACAGCCGCCTGATGCGCGCCAGCATGATCGACGCGCTCAACGCCGACTACGTCCGCACCGCCCGGGCCAAGGGCCTGCCGGAGCGGACCGTGATCGGCAAGCACGCGCTGCGCAACGCGCTGATCCCCCTCGTCACCATGGTCGGGCTCCAGTTCGGGCAGCTCTTCGCGGGGGCGATCCTGGTCGAGACCGTGTTCGCGTGGCCGGGTCTCGGCCGGCTGACTTTCGACTCGATCCTGCGGCGCGACTACCCGACGCTGCTCGGCATCCTGTTCTGCTCGGCGCTGCTGGTCATCGCCGCGAACCTCGTCACCGACCTCCTCTACCGCCTGATCGACCCGCGGATCCGCGCCGGGAGGCCGGCATGA
- a CDS encoding ABC transporter substrate-binding protein, protein MRLTKRTLLGAGLSVLAAPLTAPILDLPKALADDAIAPLVIGTNQVPRHFNGAVQSGIATGMVSTQIFASPLRYDDQWNPQPYLAKSWTIAPDNLSVTLHLVEDAVFHDGHPLTAEDVAFSIGVIKANHPFQTMLEPVSTVETPDAHTVIIRLARPHPALLLAMSPGLMPILPKHVYGDGQDIKTHPANLKPVGSGPFKFVEYKQGESIQLERFDRFFIPGRPKLARLVYRILPDQNSLVIATERREIGMLPFLSSVRDIERLAKAPTLTVTDRGFEGIGPINWLAFNCGKKPLDDVRVRRAIALAANRAFITGKLLGGVAKPATGPIVPGSPFYEPAVDLYTLDIAKADALLDEAGLKKGPDGTRFPLTIDYIPNDNDQQRNVAEYLRAGLKRIGIALQVRAAPDFPTWAQRVSNFDFDLTMDNVFNWGDPVIGVARTYLSTNIRKGVIWSNTQQYKNPKVDELLNAAAVETDLEKRKALYSEFQKIVVSEAPIAYINLTPYKAVYDKRLTNLPLSIWGPLSPLDEVAWAQGAAGAER, encoded by the coding sequence ATGCGCCTGACCAAACGCACGCTCCTCGGCGCCGGCCTCTCGGTCCTCGCCGCGCCCCTGACGGCCCCGATCCTCGACCTGCCGAAGGCGCTGGCCGACGACGCGATCGCGCCGCTGGTGATCGGCACCAACCAAGTGCCGCGCCACTTCAACGGCGCCGTGCAGTCCGGCATCGCCACCGGGATGGTCTCGACGCAGATCTTCGCGAGCCCGCTGCGCTACGACGATCAGTGGAACCCGCAACCCTATCTGGCGAAATCCTGGACTATCGCCCCCGACAACTTGAGCGTGACGCTCCACCTCGTAGAGGACGCCGTCTTCCACGACGGGCACCCGCTCACCGCGGAGGATGTCGCCTTCTCGATCGGGGTGATCAAGGCCAACCATCCGTTCCAGACCATGCTGGAGCCGGTCTCGACGGTCGAGACCCCCGACGCCCACACGGTCATCATCCGGCTCGCGCGCCCGCACCCGGCGCTGCTGCTGGCCATGTCGCCCGGCCTGATGCCGATCCTGCCCAAGCACGTCTACGGCGACGGCCAGGACATCAAGACCCATCCGGCCAACCTGAAGCCCGTCGGATCGGGGCCGTTCAAGTTCGTCGAGTACAAGCAGGGCGAGTCGATCCAGCTCGAGCGGTTCGACCGGTTCTTCATCCCCGGGCGGCCCAAGCTGGCGCGGCTCGTCTACCGGATCCTGCCGGACCAGAACAGCCTCGTCATCGCCACCGAGCGGCGCGAGATCGGCATGCTGCCGTTCCTGTCCTCGGTGCGGGACATCGAGCGCCTCGCCAAGGCGCCGACCCTGACGGTGACGGATCGCGGCTTCGAGGGGATCGGCCCGATCAACTGGCTGGCCTTCAACTGCGGGAAGAAGCCCCTCGACGACGTGCGCGTCCGTCGGGCCATCGCGCTGGCGGCCAACCGCGCTTTCATCACCGGCAAGCTGCTCGGCGGCGTGGCGAAACCCGCCACCGGCCCGATCGTGCCGGGCTCGCCGTTCTACGAGCCGGCCGTCGACCTCTACACGCTCGACATCGCCAAGGCGGACGCCCTGCTCGACGAGGCCGGGCTGAAGAAGGGGCCGGACGGCACGCGGTTCCCGCTCACCATCGACTACATCCCCAACGACAACGACCAGCAGCGCAACGTCGCCGAGTACCTGCGGGCCGGCCTCAAGCGGATCGGCATCGCCCTTCAGGTCCGGGCCGCGCCGGACTTCCCGACCTGGGCGCAGCGCGTCTCCAACTTCGACTTCGACCTGACCATGGACAACGTCTTCAACTGGGGCGACCCGGTGATCGGCGTGGCGCGGACCTACCTGTCGACCAACATCCGCAAGGGCGTCATCTGGTCGAACACGCAGCAGTACAAGAATCCGAAGGTCGACGAGCTGCTAAACGCCGCCGCGGTCGAGACCGACCTGGAGAAGCGCAAGGCGCTCTACAGCGAATTCCAGAAGATCGTCGTGTCCGAGGCGCCGATCGCCTATATCAACCTCACCCCCTACAAGGCGGTCTACGACAAGCGCCTGACGAACCTGCCCCTGTCGATCTGGGGGCCGCTCTCGCCCCTCGACGAGGTCGCCTGGGCGCAGGGCGCCGCCGGAGCCGAGCGATGA
- a CDS encoding CobW family GTP-binding protein, protein MRRGLPAPATRCPLTVVGGFLGAGKTTLLNRLLAGSQGRYAVLVNDFGAINVDAGLIRDHDGQTLRLTNGCVCCSLADGFLDTLMRVLAEPEPFDHIVIEASGVGDPGAIAEIALVEPGLVLRGVVVLADAERLPGLAADPRLGDTLARQIRAADLLVLNKRDLVDASGRAAARDTLAALAPGVPVVETVAAALPAAVFDLSGAGPERVRPGSSGLRAEAVPHEEIFQRLLYRRAGAFDRVGLERALAGMPASLLRLKGRLGLAGRSETHLLQMVGRRWSLSPLPEPAPDGAELVGIAATDPEAGPALAGLLDAALRPPQTPHGDRTRCA, encoded by the coding sequence ATGAGGCGCGGGCTTCCCGCGCCCGCGACGCGCTGCCCGCTCACGGTCGTCGGCGGCTTCCTCGGAGCCGGCAAGACGACGCTGCTGAACCGGCTGCTCGCCGGCTCGCAGGGCCGCTACGCGGTGCTGGTCAACGATTTCGGGGCGATCAACGTCGATGCGGGCCTGATCCGGGACCATGACGGCCAGACCCTGCGGCTGACCAATGGCTGCGTCTGCTGCAGCCTCGCCGACGGCTTCCTCGACACGCTGATGCGCGTCCTCGCGGAGCCCGAGCCCTTCGACCACATCGTCATTGAGGCGAGCGGCGTCGGCGATCCGGGCGCCATCGCGGAGATCGCCCTGGTGGAGCCAGGCCTCGTCCTGCGCGGCGTCGTCGTGCTGGCGGATGCCGAGCGCCTGCCCGGCCTCGCCGCCGACCCGCGCCTGGGCGACACGCTCGCCCGCCAGATCCGCGCCGCCGACCTCCTCGTGCTCAACAAGCGCGACCTCGTGGACGCGTCCGGCCGCGCGGCCGCCCGGGACACGCTCGCCGCCCTCGCGCCGGGCGTCCCGGTGGTCGAGACCGTGGCGGCCGCGCTGCCCGCGGCGGTCTTCGATCTCAGCGGCGCGGGTCCGGAGCGGGTCCGGCCGGGATCGAGCGGGCTGCGGGCCGAGGCGGTCCCGCACGAGGAGATCTTCCAGCGCCTGCTCTACCGGCGCGCGGGCGCGTTCGACCGCGTCGGGCTCGAGCGCGCGCTCGCCGGTATGCCGGCCTCGCTCCTGCGGCTGAAGGGGCGCCTCGGTCTGGCCGGCCGATCCGAGACGCATCTGCTTCAGATGGTCGGGCGCCGCTGGAGCCTGTCGCCGCTGCCGGAGCCCGCGCCGGACGGGGCCGAGCTCGTCGGCATCGCGGCGACCGATCCCGAAGCCGGCCCGGCGCTGGCCGGCCTCCTCGACGCCGCGCTGCGACCCCCGCAAACCCCACACGGAGACCGAACCCGATGCGCCTGA